The nucleotide sequence TTTTTGTATCTTGAGTGAAGATATAACagtaaatagatattaatatacatgtttgacgatttcataaatattgcgcatacttaaaaaatccataaaatacttttaaatagaatGGCTAAGTGGAACAGTTTGAAATTagcattgttataaaaataaatacaatcattctaaaatatatttcttaattttattataatatgtcgCATGTGATATTAACCGAAATGTAACGACTCTGAACACTAGTAAAATGTATGTGGTTAACGAGCAATTTCTTTCCAGATTAACTATGGACTGGAGGACGGTTTTAATGACGCTGGCGTTACTGTACCACGTTGATGGCTTCTCAAGTAAGTTGCATTTACTGCAAATTTGTAACTCCGTGGAGtcgttaaaatattacttattatgttcttaattgaaaaatgtgGAGTAGTATTTCGTCATAATACGATTTACACTTTGTTATGACGACCGcctttacaaaaatgtaatattatcttCGTTCTTAGAATGCTTCCAGTAAATTTTATACCCAGTCAACTAATCTTCCTTAGTTTTACCATCCACTAATCTTCGTTAGTGGTGTAAATTCCTTCACAAGACACACGcggtatgtaaataatttatattggatTTTAATAAGCTAAGAAATAAGGATTATACGGATGACATGTTTTGCCTAGCTACAAGCTATATCCGCCCATGGGTGGATGTTACATGTTTCAGGTAAGGttttgtaaaaagtaaaagtcCTTTTTACAACAGCTCATTATTTCTCGATTTCGTTTAATTATActgttgtaattttattatactcgACGAACatttcatgtaaaataatttcattgtattgtaAGTTAGAAATTCTTCGAAGTACAAATCGAATGCTGtcattgaaagaaaaaaaaaatcatttacacTTTTTTTGATCTTGATTAtgtattaatgataaattataatttactctTCACTTTATAGAGGCGTCAATTGCCATTGTTTTGCTTCATAAACGAGTTCGATGAATGTATAATTTCCTGTTATTACCAACGTTACCTACTATATATCCGAGTACATACACACAGTATGAGGTTGGGTTCGTACTGCTCTCGCGTGACCTCCGTCGCGACCTTTGTCTTTATATCAAATGACTTTGCACTATAAACAAGCgtctatttaaagttttaaacggGAAGTATCTATAAGAATCCTTTAGAGACGTGCTCTTGGCACATGCTCGGGAGATGTACTCAACTCGAATCCATTAAGTAATGCACACATAAACTTAGCTCCTTGGAAGTGTAACAAAACAATGAGTTATGATCCGAccttatgatattttttatatctttttatggCCTCTAAAGAAGCACTTGCCGAGTCGCAAATTATATTCCATACCTACGATTCCTCATCCTTGCACTTTGCTTAAAACGTTTTCGTGGTACAGtgtttgcttttttatgtGGTTATGGgaacgaattttattattactgcGAGATATTACGTTATCGTAAACTCGTATTATATTTCGAAATGGATtactaagaaatatatttgtcaTTGATTTACAAAGGAATGTTCTGACTGGTGTTTGATGACGAAGTTCTATCGTTGTTCGCATTCTTATAAACGTCATTATATTGTGTGCCTGGTATCATTACGTGAATCATTTAATCTATATTCCATAGTAAATTATCCGCCGTTTTTAGTTTATCTAAAAGTAAATCATATCTCAATAATTGTGATCGTCTTCTCTAGAAAATAACGTGAATTtagaatgtataataaaaacaaaagagcaAAAGTTATTTCTGaatatgttaaaactattCGTATGAAGGGTATGTGAAAAACAATTCCACGGTAAAAACTTTTCTAGTTCACCTGGCGTATATTACGTGTGATATTGACTCTCGAACATGACGCAACGGTGAACCCAATCTAAGTATATAATCTTGTATATGCAAATGACCTTTTCCCTTTACAACCGAATTCCTTACCCAGTCACGCCTTACGGGTTATAAAAAGGGCAAATTTTTCTCGAgaacacatataaaatatattcatgtgGGTCgatttttcattcaaacatGTTGTCgcgaaatatgtttttaggtcacttaaaatcacaattttataaaaactcacAAATTTGAATACACAACTATCTGCCTGTTAACAACCTGTAAGAGTACCTAATGTTCATTTGAAACAGGCTAGTCATAGGTATTTAgatgtaaaatatactttaattattcaatccAGATTTCAGATTCTACTTAAACGCGTgagacaaatttatttttcaataaaaaattcaattgaaatcATTTCACAGAATATGGTAGAACATGCAGGGATATCGGATGTCTTAACAGCGAAGTTTGTGTGTTAGCTGAAGATCCCTGTTCGTTCGGGCATACCTCAAACTGTGGAACATATCCTACCTGCAAGAAAAAGTCTCAAGTGGAAGGTAACAATTTGTTATTGGAGGCcgaacgatttttattttattttaaaattttatggactgaaatatgaatatgatACTTGTTCTAGGAACCCATTCGGATCCGGTTCAACCCAAACCCAAACCACCACAAACACCGACAAGAGACTTTGACTCGGCGCCAAACTACCCTGCTCCCTCACCGCCCCTATCTTCCAATGGGCATGGTAGTAATTCACCATATGGTGGTAACTCACCATATGGTGATAGCTCACATTACGGAGGAAGCTCACCATACGGCGGAAATTCACCATACGGTGGTAGTTCAGCCGGTGGAGGCGGCTCGCCATATGGGGGTAACAATAACCCAAGCTCCCACTTCGGCGGAGGTTCCCCATACGGAGATAGGTCCCCATACGGCGGTAGCTCTCCATATGGCAGCTCTTCCAATAGAGGAGGCAATCCCCCATACGGCGGGTCCAGCAGCGGCTCCCTTGGCGGTTTTGGATCGAATGGCAAAAGCCCCATTGATAGTATATTGAACACAATTAACAGCTTCGCAAACGGACAAGGCGGAGCTTCTGGAGGTCAAGGTTCCATAGGAAATATCTTGGGAAATATTCTAGGTAATTTTTCTAAGAACGGAGGACTGAGCAGCGTTTTCAACACGAGACCCATTATGGAAAATCCAAACTACTCGTCGTATACTTCAAATTCGAGGAGTTCTAATGCCCAAACTTATCCATCAGGAAACCAGCCCGGTTATCAGGCGCCAAACCAAAATAAGAATTACGGACAAAACTATGCCCACCGCAGTGGAGCCACAACAAACAAACCAGTGTCTTATGGCTGGAACATCGGGTAAATTTTAAACTCGTTATACACGTTATAATCTTAGTGGTGTGGCTTCACTTGgtgttactttatttaatgcgAAGCATGTACTCTGCTTGATCtttaatttatgcaaataattaaCTAAGCTATCGCTGTATAATCTTTCCACAATCTTATTTCTAGAACACGCTTTACGAATATTATTAACGCAATTTTACTTGATCGTTACTGAAAATATTTGGTGAATATTTTTCTGTACCAAAAATGGGAAGAAtctgataaaaaatgtactaatctctattgacatatttttattaatccagtgatgtaatattgttaatcTTCTGCCATTAATTTACACCTGTTCTGACATAAGATGCAATAAATAACCAACTCCAATAGGCATGCTTTATACCGTTAGAAGCTGGTAGGATCAtagtgaattataattaatttaagctttattattttaatttagtcacaagcattttatattttatagattaagaataaatgtatatacacaGCAATAGAACACTGTAGAATGTGTTGTTTAGTTGCTACATATAAATACTCcacttttaatgttattaacgTACTCAGGATTtttgagattttattatttttattcctaaTTATATTTCAGTGTGGCAATGATGTTGACGTACCTGGTACACCTTTACATCAAGaatgtgatataaaataatctcttattaattgtagataaaaatatccactaattatgtatgaataagGTGCTTTAACTCCActaattgtaattgttatttgaatttttttgtataaatcataatatagtatatatcataatatagtgtatgttataactattttttattttaaaccttgTTATCATGTTTAAgtgaaattattcaatttagaaTAATTCATCGTGTTGGAGTCGAGCTCGCTTTGACAGGAATCGGCGTAGTAGTTTCATTCGATGATTTTTCGCACCTCCCGATCTATCCTTTATTCCTGTCGTCCATCCAATTCCTTATCTTtttaccccttaaaaacgagtaacgcatttgcagcggctttacctctgcaaatgtttattgaGGGTATTTATCACTTACCATAAGGCGAACCACCAGGTCAGTTTCCCTCtattacgtaaaaaaattatatattgtatttgtgtAATAGGAGAAATGAATAATTctgttgaatttttattgaaattttcacaTACCAATCATTACTTTTGcaaaaccgccttcaaattgtcagaactaaaccAATGTGAATGGTTTCATATAAGAGGCACCTTTTTacttttgaataaacaaaattaatcaaagAAATCGGTTTGCCCTATAAAAGTTctaaagtaacaaacacaagaattacaattgaattttattaattccatCTTTTTAAGAGTCgcttgaaaatatatacatttatcgtcatcatcattatcatcatcagcccatatatatgttcccactgcggggacaaaggcctcctatgaggggtTTCAAgcaatccaccacgctggccaagtgcataccggtttcctcacgatgttttccttcaccgttttaagcagtgatgatgttaaCAACACATGTGCagagtaaattgaaaaatcgatttatttcctCGACCGGTCTTGAACCCCggcttatcgattttgaaatcagagtttctcaccactgagccaccctTGCTTTTGACATACATTTATCGTACCTTGatgttattgtattacaaatattttgatgagattcaagtagttatatttaaaataatatagacatTCATTTTAAGTTATTACGTAAATAGATAAGACCATTTCCGCTAAAGATCCAATAATAGATATGACTTATTccaattaacattatttcatgacattttttaccatctacattaaaaaattaatttcattcaaatcccATTATCAATCTAACTATTGTCTTAGATTTGCGagtatatatagaataaagaGACCTTAGTTTGATCGattcattttgtaatttacaGATAAGTAGCACTTACATGCATcgttaaatactatttaaagttcccaaaataaatattagcataTGTACGTGaaacagtttaaatatttagtttagttCCTAGTCTATACTCGGAAGTATTGTTCTGTCGATAATTAGGTTAACTAATTtacaaatgtaacaaaaacaaaaatacgcATGACCAAGCGTGAACCATTCGTGAATCACGATATTAGCTCAGTAAAGGTTTCTAGCTATATAacatatgtaatgtataaGTATAAACTGCTCATAGTGGAAAAAATATGAGACTTGTTTAAAACTACGCGGAATTTCATATGAAACTTATGTAAACACAGACGAACAATgctttattccatttttaattatagccTAAAGTAGCTGATAAATAATACGTCAACAACCGATttccaaaaattttaattgaaaaatatacaattaataaatatatacatcgCACATTAACAAGAAATAATATCAATCAGGTTAGTGATTTGACCAGAATGTTTACATTAGCTATAAATGCAGATAATAATtgatgattaataattatgttgcgTAATTCAAAAACTAGCGCAATATTGCGCAGTACTATTCATAAGAAATACATCACAAAGAAAGGCATTAAATTCACCCCAAACTTTGAAACCCACTTACAAGtatcaaacaaattatattataaactataaaatattcagtcTAATTGGCACTAATTTCTCCTTTGTCCGTTTCTCTTGGCTTCTTgggtttattcattttatggaATTGATTCAAAATAAGTCCCATTATTAGGAATGCCAACCATACTCCGTACCAATAGAAATATACAGAGGAATAATATATCCATATACGATCGAAAGTAAGCAGTAGGAATGCTGCAGCTTGGTACGATTCTGAATGTGACCTTAAAAACCACATGATGAAtccaattattttctttttctgaaacaaaaatattacaagatTAAAATATCTGTTAAAAATGCCAACTGTAAAGCTATAAgtattcatgaaatttaatttatgtttaaatttaaataaaacaagttattTTCATGTCTTTATGTTACAACTAAATATTCTATATGAAACAACTAATCAACCATAGATGTAATTTGCATGTTTAAATCCTAATCTAAGTTTTCcataatatgaattaagtTTGAAATTAGTAGTTTAATTTCGTTAGTGTTATTATAGTGTGTCATTAGTGTCATAAATACAACATACCATCCCTGTAGCTTCTTTATAGTAGAGCTTATAGTAAATGTCTTCAGCCATTAGATAGAAAGGACAGAAATAAATGCAGAAGAAGTATCCAGCATGGTACCCATGCCAAACAACAGATACAAAGAGAGCAGCATGAATTctgaaatataacatacaatataaaacataatctaataatataaaagatgctatatcataaatgaaatttctCTCACAaaacatatcaatatttaagcTATTATAGAGAGAATCGTGActctcaatataaaattattgtgacAACAGATTCATATagcaatatgtatataatataaataagatcgTGAAACTACTAGACATTGTTActaaaactgattttaaaaccGAAGTTTAAATTCCGGTACTATATTGTGAGCTGCGAGCCTAGTATTCATTCCAATATTAGCTTAATATTCttgatgtttattatattttcgaacaaaaaaacgtttttcaaCTAATTGCAACTCCTATTAAGCTTTAATTCAAACAGGACACACAGAGAGTATTTTTTTTGCCTTTACTTCATTACATCACAAGAACAAGAACCCAACTCACTTCAATGGTTTGATTGGAAACCGTTTATAAACTACCATAGCCACCCAGTACTGAACAGCCTTATTCCATACTTTCATGGAATCTCTCAATGTCACCACAGACTCACAACCCCACACCTCCATAGACTCAACCGTGTTAAAATCGTATTGCGCTGTTTTAGCCTCTTCTTCAGACCTTtaatcaaatacaaattaaaacatatataattttaaagtttaatttttttaatgtgaatgaatgaacattatatttatttattcattttccataacaataattaatccCATTAAACATACTTCTCAAAGCTTTaatcaatcaaaatttatCTAATGTAACACATACTCACATTTGTTTCAACTTTAAATACCCCACAGTAGGTCCGTGGCCAGTTCTATTCCTTCCTTGCACAGGGTATGCTCCTAGTCCTGCTGAAGTACAGACACTTTCAGCTAATGTCATTCCAGAGTAAATGCGTTGGCGGAAAGCAGCAAATAGTACCCAAGGGTACATCATTCTATACAGAAAACTTCTATTGTTGTGTTCTTCAGTCAACACAtactgaaattaattttatcatgtaATTACTtttgcataattattttagctaCAAAGCTAGCTAGTATTTCATGCAATTAACTTTAAGTGTTAAATGAGAATAAACGATTCTTTAAACCTATTTAAGTATCTCatctaatctaatatataaaattctcgtgtcacagttttcgttgccatactcctccgaaacggcttgaccgattttgatgaaattttttgtgctcatccggtatctatgagaatcggccaacatctatttttcatccccctaagagcaaggcagaacagcatttgccgggtgcagctagtataaatataaaatggtgCTTACTTCGAGAGGCCAGATATTAGAGAAAGCCAGATATAGTGATACATAAAGAGGTACAGCCTTCAGAGTATTAATCGTGAATCCAAAGCAGTCAACATATTTGCTATATGGTAAGCGGAAATAGTCATCAAATGTGCGATATCTGTAATATGGACCtgtaaagaaaagaaatacagatcataatagtatttaatataagggAAAGGGAGAGGGAGAGACAATTAAGAtgagtatttaatatagtatttttgttatagacTTAGAGAAGTATACTGTTTtgatatagattttaatatgatatattattatatatagggGTTGTCACAAAAACGTAatcaattctaaaataatgtagatatttcataaatataatcaatatacttttattatttataagctatTGATaagtttcttataatttataacatgtcTCTAatgcacacacacaaacatttgTTTCTAAAACAACTATTTACCTGTCAATAATCCAATATAGTTGAAAGCATAGTGAAAGAGGTCAATAAAATCTGGATTAATCAATTCAAGGAACTCATCATCTCTTTCCTTGATATCCTTAGTTTCATGGTCTTTTTTCTTAGCTCTTGATATGGCTAGCCAAGATCCATTCATTTCATATGCAACACCAATTACTCTCAATACAATTAtcatttcaatcaaatttgtTTGACCAGAGGACAGTGCAAAGCCAAATTTGTCAGCAAGGCGGAAGAAAAACAAGTAGCCAAACATGAAGAAGAATGTTAGGATGTGACAATATCTGcagacaaaatattatttataagaaaacgaTCAAATGTTAAACAGGATTTCATTAAGTAAATTAGTATTATTCTTGATAATTATTCGTATGTTTTGAATTGTCGAAAAAGTATGATGTATAATGAAACTACCATATTATGAACTTACTTTATTGTAGCTGCCTTAATGACAACAATCCCTAGTAAAGCTGAGAGAATAGGATGTACAGCACTGTAGCCTGacactattataattaacaataaacctAATATTGAACCACCCCATTTTTTGGATTCA is from Zerene cesonia ecotype Mississippi chromosome 15, Zerene_cesonia_1.1, whole genome shotgun sequence and encodes:
- the LOC119832227 gene encoding glycine-rich RNA-binding protein 5, mitochondrial isoform X2: MDWRTVLMTLALLYHVDGFSKYGRTCRDIGCLNSEVCVLAEDPCSFGHTSNCGTYPTCKKKSQVEGTHSDPVQPKPKPPQTPTRDFDSAPNYPAPSPPLSSNGHGSNSPYGGNSPYGDSSHYGGSSPYGGNSPYGGSSAGGGGSPYGGNNNPSSHFGGGSPYGDRSPYGGSSPYGSSSNRGGNPPYGGSSSGSLGGFGSNGKSPIDSILNTINSFANGQGGASGGQGSIGNILGNILGNFSKNGGLSSVFNTRPIMENPNYSSYTSNSRSSNAQTYPSGNQPGYQAPNQNKNYGQNYAHRSGATTNKPVSYGWNIG
- the LOC119832227 gene encoding keratin, type I cytoskeletal 9 isoform X3, with the translated sequence MDWRTVLMTLALLYHVDGFSKYGRTCRDIGCLNSEVCVLAEDPCSFGHTSNCGTYPTCKKKSQVEGTHSDPVQPKPKPPQTPTRDFDSAPNYPAPSPPLSSNGHGSNSPYGGNSPYGDSSHYGGSSPYGGNSPYGGSSAGGGGSPYGGNNNPSSHFGGGSPYGDRSPYGGSSPYGSSSNRGGNPPYGGSSSGSLGGFGSNGKSPIDSILNTINSFANGQGGASGGQGSIGNILGNILGNQPGYQAPNQNKNYGQNYAHRSGATTNKPVSYGWNIGVAMMLTYLVHLYIKNVI
- the LOC119832227 gene encoding endo-1,4-beta-xylanase C isoform X4, whose product is MDWRTVLMTLALLYHVDGFSKYGRTCRDIGCLNSEVCVLAEDPCSFGHTSNCGTYPTCKKKSQVEGTHSDPVQPKPKPPQTPTRDFDSAPNYPAPSPPLSSNGHGSNSPYGGNSPYGDSSHYGGSSPYGGNSPYGGSSAGGGGSPYGGNNNPSSHFGGGSPYGDRSPYGGSSPYGSSSNRGGNPPYGGSSSGSLGGFGSNGKSPIDSILNTINSFANGQGGASGGQGSIGNILGNILGNFSKNGGLSSVFNTRPIMENPNYSSYTKTMPTAVEPQQTNQCLMAGTSVWQ
- the LOC119832583 gene encoding lysophospholipid acyltransferase 7-like, which codes for MWSFIQKNKNDIIYLSLLLFSVLIGPYYRKLKTVESKKWGGSILGLLLIIIVSGYSAVHPILSALLGIVVIKAATIKYCHILTFFFMFGYLFFFRLADKFGFALSSGQTNLIEMIIVLRVIGVAYEMNGSWLAISRAKKKDHETKDIKERDDEFLELINPDFIDLFHYAFNYIGLLTGPYYRYRTFDDYFRLPYSKYVDCFGFTINTLKAVPLYVSLYLAFSNIWPLEYVLTEEHNNRSFLYRMMYPWVLFAAFRQRIYSGMTLAESVCTSAGLGAYPVQGRNRTGHGPTVGYLKLKQMSEEEAKTAQYDFNTVESMEVWGCESVVTLRDSMKVWNKAVQYWVAMVVYKRFPIKPLKIHAALFVSVVWHGYHAGYFFCIYFCPFYLMAEDIYYKLYYKEATGMKKKIIGFIMWFLRSHSESYQAAAFLLLTFDRIWIYYSSVYFYWYGVWLAFLIMGLILNQFHKMNKPKKPRETDKGEISAN
- the LOC119832227 gene encoding keratin, type I cytoskeletal 9 isoform X1, encoding MDWRTVLMTLALLYHVDGFSKYGRTCRDIGCLNSEVCVLAEDPCSFGHTSNCGTYPTCKKKSQVEGTHSDPVQPKPKPPQTPTRDFDSAPNYPAPSPPLSSNGHGSNSPYGGNSPYGDSSHYGGSSPYGGNSPYGGSSAGGGGSPYGGNNNPSSHFGGGSPYGDRSPYGGSSPYGSSSNRGGNPPYGGSSSGSLGGFGSNGKSPIDSILNTINSFANGQGGASGGQGSIGNILGNILGNFSKNGGLSSVFNTRPIMENPNYSSYTSNSRSSNAQTYPSGNQPGYQAPNQNKNYGQNYAHRSGATTNKPVSYGWNIGVAMMLTYLVHLYIKNVI